The following coding sequences are from one uncultured Bacteroides sp. window:
- a CDS encoding ATP-binding protein: MKNISLQNRIAISIIVSTAILTMILCAIILITFKVHVERLDAAHITIENVQYLFLILLRVCCVGCFFTLLFLFILSRKIAQRSTKPIRDIIEISNTITHNNLSARIPLPSHKDELYELSATINNLLDRIEHAIEREKSFTSYASHEFRTPLAVLKGTMEVLIRKPRTEAEYKEKITSCVKEVDKLNDMVEQLLILTRYEEGKCSLNYDQYPLEDLINNSVCLFCDEILSKKIEVKTLISPKGTSVYTDGYSFTTILNNLISNAVKYTNKEGEIEIKTYEMDRQLIVEIKNTGSGIPNKNLQHIFEKFYRAYNSEHREANGFGLGLPIVQRFCSLLNIEIEITSEVDKHTLVKLTIPLALAEV, translated from the coding sequence ATGAAAAACATATCACTTCAAAATAGAATTGCAATCAGTATTATAGTTAGCACTGCCATATTGACGATGATTCTGTGTGCTATAATACTTATTACTTTCAAAGTTCATGTTGAAAGATTGGATGCAGCCCATATTACAATAGAAAATGTGCAGTATCTCTTTTTGATACTTCTTAGGGTTTGTTGTGTAGGATGCTTTTTTACGTTACTGTTTTTGTTTATTTTATCTCGTAAAATAGCTCAAAGAAGTACAAAACCCATAAGAGATATTATAGAAATATCCAATACTATAACGCACAACAATCTGAGTGCAAGAATACCGCTCCCCAGCCATAAAGATGAATTGTATGAGCTGTCGGCTACTATTAATAACTTGCTAGACAGGATCGAACATGCTATAGAACGCGAGAAATCATTTACTTCGTATGCTTCACATGAGTTTCGCACTCCACTTGCAGTTCTTAAAGGAACAATGGAAGTTCTTATTCGCAAACCACGCACCGAAGCTGAATATAAGGAGAAGATAACTTCTTGTGTTAAGGAAGTGGATAAGCTGAATGATATGGTTGAACAATTGTTGATTTTGACACGATACGAAGAGGGTAAATGCTCTTTGAATTACGATCAATATCCATTAGAGGACTTAATAAACAATAGTGTCTGTCTATTCTGCGACGAAATACTAAGCAAGAAAATTGAAGTAAAAACGCTTATTTCTCCTAAAGGAACATCTGTTTATACGGATGGGTATTCGTTTACTACTATCCTGAATAATCTGATATCGAATGCTGTTAAATATACGAATAAGGAAGGGGAGATAGAAATAAAAACTTATGAGATGGACAGGCAGCTCATTGTAGAAATAAAAAATACAGGGAGTGGTATCCCGAATAAAAACTTACAGCATATCTTTGAGAAATTTTACCGTGCTTATAATTCTGAGCATAGAGAAGCTAATGGCTTCGGTTTAGGTTTGCCTATCGTACAGCGTTTCTGTTCTTTGCTGAATATTGAAATAGAAATAACTAGTGAGGTTGACAAACACACATTGGTAAAACTTACGATCCCGCTTGCTCTTGCAGAGGTATAA
- a CDS encoding helix-turn-helix domain-containing protein → MAEKKIDRLAIQRNCLNGEQLLDNQNLMFLLKVSLRTLQRYRAKGILPYIKLDDGRCYYKATDVHNLIRERY, encoded by the coding sequence ATGGCCGAAAAGAAAATCGACCGATTGGCAATCCAGCGTAATTGTTTGAATGGTGAACAGCTTTTGGATAATCAGAATTTGATGTTTCTTTTGAAGGTAAGTCTCCGCACTCTCCAACGCTATCGGGCAAAAGGTATCCTACCCTATATCAAACTGGACGATGGCAGGTGTTATTATAAAGCTACTGATGTACATAATTTAATAAGAGAAAGGTATTAA
- a CDS encoding restriction endonuclease, with amino-acid sequence MDWRNYEHYIYYKFKDKFPESNIEFNKKIKGYISGRSRQIDLYIEGIVAGETFTIIVDCKYFDKKIDIKIVESFLGFVKDVKGNKGILITNKGFTKSAYSRAYNDQNSDIKLEIIEFEQLYPFQGAGAIIHRGYGGAVIQAPEGWVIDGKRIDESVLASILPYGLSVENAFKMKEVVFCNTMLKEGELTIEKLIESQDENRLIFDDKSELKINPIKLNRYDNLDGIYRKITYPQAQYFDYTIFLDFGKFIFYACLVEGSDMKNKHMANLYFVVNNAIPLNVQRDIYKNKTEE; translated from the coding sequence ATGGATTGGAGAAATTACGAACACTATATATATTATAAGTTCAAGGACAAATTTCCTGAAAGTAACATCGAGTTTAATAAAAAAATAAAAGGGTATATTTCAGGACGAAGCCGACAAATAGACTTATATATTGAAGGGATAGTAGCTGGGGAAACCTTTACTATCATTGTTGATTGTAAATATTTCGACAAAAAAATAGATATTAAAATTGTCGAATCATTTCTTGGATTTGTAAAGGACGTAAAAGGCAATAAAGGCATTCTAATCACAAACAAAGGATTCACAAAATCTGCTTATAGTCGAGCGTATAATGACCAAAATTCTGACATCAAGTTAGAAATTATAGAATTTGAACAACTATACCCATTTCAAGGTGCAGGGGCAATTATCCATAGAGGATATGGCGGTGCAGTAATTCAAGCACCCGAAGGTTGGGTTATTGATGGAAAAAGAATAGATGAAAGTGTTCTTGCCTCTATCTTGCCTTATGGACTATCAGTTGAAAATGCTTTCAAAATGAAAGAAGTAGTTTTCTGTAATACAATGCTAAAAGAAGGGGAATTAACAATAGAAAAACTAATTGAATCACAAGACGAAAATAGGCTAATCTTTGATGACAAGTCTGAACTAAAAATAAATCCAATAAAATTAAATCGTTACGACAATTTGGATGGCATATATAGGAAAATAACTTATCCTCAAGCACAATATTTTGATTATACAATATTTCTTGATTTTGGCAAATTTATATTTTATGCTTGTTTAGTTGAAGGATCTGATATGAAAAACAAACATATGGCAAATTTATATTTTGTTGTAAATAATGCCATCCCATTAAATGTGCAGAGAGATATTTATAAAAACAAAACAGAGGAATAA
- a CDS encoding DUF4180 domain-containing protein has protein sequence MGNVRYQSDCDKVIIRKTQLTPSFFDLKTRLAGEILQKFSTYGMRIAIVGDFSQVSSKSLHDFILESNNGKQVAFVGGIEEAIDKLKDF, from the coding sequence ATCGGGAATGTGCGTTATCAATCAGATTGTGATAAAGTCATTATTCGCAAAACACAGCTCACTCCTTCATTCTTTGATCTAAAGACACGTTTAGCAGGAGAAATTCTGCAAAAATTCTCCACTTACGGAATGCGCATAGCTATTGTGGGTGATTTCTCGCAAGTCAGCAGCAAAAGTTTACATGATTTTATACTAGAGAGCAATAACGGAAAACAGGTTGCTTTTGTGGGAGGTATAGAAGAAGCTATAGATAAATTGAAAGATTTCTGA
- a CDS encoding dihydrofolate reductase family protein: protein MRKIKLYIAASLDGYIARSNGDIDWLTEFPNPEKNDYEYQTFFESVGIVIMGGRTYRDILNMDVVWPYQAKNTYVITHHSLAPEKNIQFITHDIVEIITQMRNENGKDIWLVGGGEIISMLLNHELIDEMIITTIPIILGDGIALFSKVTKESQWEVFNYHKYENGVMLNHYKIKR, encoded by the coding sequence ATGAGAAAGATTAAGTTATATATAGCAGCCTCCCTTGACGGATACATTGCTCGTAGTAATGGTGATATAGATTGGTTAACTGAATTTCCCAATCCTGAAAAAAATGATTATGAATACCAAACCTTTTTTGAATCCGTTGGTATTGTTATTATGGGGGGACGAACTTACCGTGATATTTTGAATATGGATGTAGTTTGGCCATATCAGGCTAAGAATACCTATGTCATCACTCATCATTCTTTAGCTCCAGAAAAAAATATTCAGTTTATCACTCATGATATTGTTGAAATAATTACCCAAATGCGTAATGAAAACGGAAAAGATATTTGGTTAGTTGGAGGTGGTGAAATCATTTCTATGCTGCTAAACCATGAGTTAATCGACGAAATGATAATTACGACTATTCCCATTATCTTAGGTGATGGCATAGCATTATTTTCAAAGGTCACTAAGGAATCTCAATGGGAAGTATTCAATTATCATAAATATGAGAATGGAGTAATGCTAAATCACTATAAAATAAAAAGATAA
- a CDS encoding helix-turn-helix transcriptional regulator yields the protein MKQINRLKVVLVEQNRTGKWLAETLGKNEATVSRWCTNETQPSLETLVDVAKVLNVDVKDLLISTMK from the coding sequence ATGAAACAAATCAATAGGTTAAAAGTTGTTCTTGTAGAGCAAAATCGCACTGGGAAATGGTTGGCAGAAACATTAGGAAAAAATGAAGCTACTGTTTCCCGGTGGTGTACTAATGAAACGCAACCTTCATTAGAAACTTTGGTGGACGTTGCTAAAGTGTTAAATGTTGATGTGAAAGACTTATTAATTTCAACAATGAAATAA
- a CDS encoding VIT1/CCC1 transporter family protein, whose translation MGIIELNSKILEAQRAELTEAKVYYRVADFEKDKKNKELLLQIAKGEERQSEIWESYTKQEVQPYRWKVPLYVFIIRCFGLTFGIKLLERDAHKGIETYRAMRSDFPEAEEMYQREKEYEDKLIEVLKDKPLSYLGSIILGLNDALVELTGVLAGLTLGIQNSFLIAAVGLITGISAAFSMAGSEYLSTKTENSGKVKPLTAAFYTGTAYIITVIALIVPYLIIDNVFIALLITLCTAVAIIGGFNYYVSIAKGTPFRKHFLEMVLISLGVATISFFIGLIVNRVFNINV comes from the coding sequence ATGGGTATAATAGAGTTGAATAGTAAAATACTGGAAGCTCAACGTGCAGAACTGACTGAAGCAAAGGTTTATTATCGGGTCGCTGATTTTGAGAAAGATAAGAAAAACAAAGAGCTCCTTCTTCAAATAGCAAAAGGAGAAGAGCGACAGTCTGAAATCTGGGAATCATATACCAAACAGGAAGTCCAACCTTATAGGTGGAAAGTTCCGCTTTATGTCTTTATCATCCGTTGCTTTGGACTTACTTTTGGAATTAAATTGTTAGAGCGTGATGCTCATAAGGGAATAGAAACATACAGAGCTATGCGTTCTGATTTTCCTGAAGCAGAGGAGATGTACCAGAGAGAAAAGGAGTATGAAGACAAATTAATTGAAGTGTTAAAGGACAAACCTCTTAGTTATCTTGGTTCTATCATACTTGGATTAAACGATGCGTTGGTGGAACTTACGGGAGTTCTTGCCGGACTGACATTAGGCATTCAGAATTCTTTCTTAATAGCTGCGGTTGGGTTGATAACAGGTATTTCGGCAGCCTTTTCTATGGCAGGGTCGGAGTATTTATCTACAAAAACAGAAAATAGCGGGAAAGTGAAACCTCTTACGGCGGCCTTTTACACGGGTACTGCTTATATAATAACGGTAATTGCGCTGATAGTTCCTTATTTGATCATCGATAATGTTTTTATTGCCTTGCTTATTACTCTTTGTACAGCTGTAGCAATTATTGGAGGATTCAACTACTATGTTTCGATTGCGAAAGGTACGCCTTTTAGGAAACATTTTCTTGAAATGGTTTTAATCAGTCTCGGTGTGGCGACAATTAGTTTTTTTATTGGCCTGATTGTAAACAGAGTATTTAATATAAACGTCTAA
- a CDS encoding response regulator transcription factor: MNILIIEDEPGIYNFLKEGLEEEGYDIMIAADGIQGLEKFAISKPDLVLLDWMLPKMDGIDVCKALHKQDKETPIIFLTAKDTVKETIEGLRAGANDYIKKPFSFEELLERIKIHFRDRQEDEILTLGDIALNKSSYQVFNGDEEISLTKREFALLEFLIRNKGKICTRDEIIDKVWSINFEYDTGVIDVFMNSLRKKLKMNKENGNIKTVRGVGYIANE, from the coding sequence ATGAATATTCTGATAATAGAAGATGAACCGGGTATCTACAACTTTCTGAAAGAAGGCTTGGAAGAAGAGGGGTATGATATTATGATAGCTGCCGACGGCATACAAGGTTTAGAGAAGTTTGCGATCTCTAAGCCCGACTTGGTATTATTGGATTGGATGCTCCCCAAAATGGATGGGATAGACGTCTGTAAAGCCTTGCATAAGCAAGATAAAGAGACTCCAATTATATTTCTTACAGCAAAAGATACTGTAAAAGAAACGATAGAAGGGCTGAGAGCAGGGGCTAATGATTATATCAAAAAACCGTTTTCTTTTGAGGAACTACTCGAAAGAATTAAAATACATTTTAGAGATAGGCAAGAGGATGAAATCTTAACGCTTGGAGATATAGCTCTGAACAAGTCTTCTTATCAAGTTTTTAATGGAGATGAAGAGATTTCTCTTACAAAACGAGAATTTGCATTGCTCGAATTTCTAATTCGCAATAAAGGTAAGATATGTACGCGAGATGAGATTATAGACAAGGTGTGGAGTATCAATTTTGAGTATGATACCGGTGTTATTGACGTGTTCATGAACTCTCTACGTAAGAAGTTGAAAATGAACAAAGAAAATGGAAATATAAAAACGGTAAGAGGGGTCGGTTATATTGCAAATGAATAA
- a CDS encoding ABC transporter ATP-binding protein, whose amino-acid sequence MKLNIKNVSTKIKDRTIIEDISLVAESKQFIGLLGANGSGKSTLLKTIYKNLKPITGTIFLDELDISISSFKQMAKQMAVVGQFNATDFDFTVFDFVMMGRYPHKKNFEKINAEDKAIVVNTLEVIGMVEYQRRMISTLSGGEKQRIIVARALAQQPKCLILDEPTNHLDIKYQLQLFSLLKKIHITTVIAVHDIAFAYNFCDKIYALKEGRIVAYGTPEEVITAGTIEHIYGVKIDIVRCSNKKIAISYVI is encoded by the coding sequence ATGAAGCTAAATATAAAAAATGTAAGTACAAAAATTAAGGATAGAACTATTATTGAAGATATCTCTTTAGTCGCCGAATCTAAACAATTTATAGGATTGTTAGGAGCTAACGGCAGTGGAAAATCCACACTATTGAAAACAATATATAAAAACCTAAAGCCCATTACCGGAACAATCTTTTTAGATGAACTCGACATTTCAATTTCATCATTTAAGCAAATGGCTAAACAAATGGCAGTAGTAGGCCAATTTAATGCTACGGATTTTGATTTTACCGTTTTTGATTTTGTAATGATGGGTAGATATCCTCATAAGAAGAATTTTGAAAAAATAAATGCTGAGGACAAGGCTATAGTTGTAAATACATTGGAAGTTATAGGAATGGTTGAGTATCAAAGACGTATGATATCAACTCTCTCAGGCGGTGAGAAACAAAGAATCATAGTCGCAAGAGCTTTAGCTCAACAACCCAAATGTCTCATTTTAGACGAGCCAACCAATCATTTGGATATAAAATATCAACTTCAATTATTTTCTTTATTAAAAAAGATACATATAACAACTGTTATAGCAGTTCATGATATTGCATTTGCATATAACTTCTGTGATAAGATTTATGCTTTAAAAGAGGGGCGTATCGTGGCATATGGAACTCCTGAGGAAGTTATAACAGCGGGAACGATAGAACATATCTATGGAGTGAAAATTGACATAGTAAGATGTTCAAATAAAAAGATTGCAATAAGCTATGTGATTTAA
- a CDS encoding iron ABC transporter permease encodes MNKSYSISILLLFMLLFLFIFLSLKIGQLNISFSEIFEALQKKDNSLIRDVIVNLRLPRILFAALTGCGLALCGYVMQASIQNVLADPYILGVSSGAALGATFAILVDFPFSHHNLPQEITISAWAFIGAISAITIANIIAGYKRKQTNTRLILAGVIVNVLCTAISNMLIYLANDVEGIRSITFWTMGSLANISWLQVVILAVFLLFSILYFFTQYRTLNILSLGEETASTLGINIYRKRKVYILIVTILTGIMVAQCGIIGFVGLIVPHAVRAICKTANSNILPLVLLSGSIFLVLVDLLSRILIEHQEVPIGIITSIIGAPIFLLIFLKQNYGS; translated from the coding sequence ATGAATAAATCATACTCTATAAGTATCTTATTACTTTTCATGCTTCTTTTTTTATTTATCTTTCTATCGTTAAAAATCGGACAGCTAAATATCTCATTTTCTGAGATATTTGAAGCCTTACAAAAGAAAGATAATAGCCTGATTCGAGATGTCATTGTTAATTTGCGCTTACCAAGAATACTTTTCGCAGCATTGACTGGATGTGGTCTGGCTTTATGTGGATATGTAATGCAGGCATCAATCCAAAATGTGTTGGCGGATCCTTATATTCTCGGAGTATCATCAGGAGCGGCATTGGGAGCAACATTTGCTATTTTAGTTGATTTTCCTTTCTCACATCATAATCTTCCACAGGAGATTACAATCTCTGCATGGGCTTTCATTGGTGCAATAAGTGCCATTACTATTGCCAATATAATTGCCGGTTATAAGAGAAAACAGACTAACACTCGATTAATATTAGCTGGTGTTATTGTAAATGTACTTTGTACTGCAATTAGTAATATGCTTATTTATTTAGCAAATGATGTGGAAGGGATAAGGAGTATTACATTTTGGACAATGGGCAGTTTAGCCAATATATCATGGCTACAAGTCGTTATATTAGCTGTTTTCTTACTCTTTTCTATACTTTATTTTTTCACACAATACAGAACTTTAAATATTCTTAGTTTGGGAGAGGAAACGGCTTCAACTTTAGGTATTAATATTTATCGAAAAAGAAAGGTCTACATATTAATTGTCACTATTCTGACAGGAATAATGGTCGCTCAGTGTGGAATCATTGGATTTGTTGGACTTATAGTTCCACATGCTGTCCGTGCTATATGCAAAACAGCTAATAGTAATATATTGCCCTTAGTATTGTTAAGTGGGAGTATCTTTCTGGTTCTTGTTGATCTGCTGTCTAGAATATTAATAGAACATCAAGAAGTTCCTATTGGCATTATTACTTCTATAATTGGGGCTCCAATATTTCTTCTGATTTTTCTCAAACAAAATTATGGTTCATAA
- a CDS encoding ATP-binding protein — protein sequence MELQDNTYIKTEGLLWEGVLKSVAKSPNKLQPIFEAVTNSLEALTLLKRIDSEATGKIVIELHYTKTLFSDTEKGNADFDKIMIIDNGIGFDDENFDRAFRYKDIRKGFNNRGSGRLQFLHYFDKTQITSIFHNENEFWQRDFILSKAKRFVTDNNAIIYYIGTKKTDIQELKTTITFSVPHDDKDKSYYEELDIQELKEIIINRYMMVLCSQKDNLPEFRIDKFVNSELKESAPITIDDIPELDKQVTFGINYSKISNDLKRVEKDHTHSENFTISAYKIGFDKLKHNSIKVTSKNEVIENVKIRLENLKNDDFIDNNRYLFFISSPYIDELDGDVRGDDIIFLSKTDFKKNAKEYGYANDQILLDDVEEQANDRISSMYDEIKKKAEDKVEEIKKLTEMFLLREEAVQELRISINDSNDKILEKIYAADAKIVANQDAEIKNCIDSLESLNPANKDEYQENFEKLVTDLVYNIPLQDRTTLSRYVARRKLVLDLYDKILDNKLTVQNEGRRNNDEALLHNLIFRQKFSNPSDSDLWIINEDFIYFNGCSETRLCDVKIGDEKLFKEEFSEKEEEYLKSLGENRMEERPDILVFPDEGKCIIIELKNPNRNIGLHLNEITHYASLIRNFTADSFQIDTFYGYLIGEGINQQDVRTYDGDFKAAYQFDYMFRPAKTIPGEYGRKDGSLYTEILSYRTLHERASKRNDIFINKIGL from the coding sequence ATGGAACTGCAAGATAATACATATATAAAAACAGAAGGACTTCTTTGGGAAGGGGTTCTAAAAAGTGTTGCTAAATCACCAAATAAATTGCAACCAATTTTTGAAGCAGTTACTAATTCATTGGAAGCTCTAACTCTATTGAAAAGGATAGATTCCGAAGCCACAGGAAAGATTGTTATTGAGTTACATTATACAAAAACTCTGTTTAGCGATACAGAGAAAGGTAATGCAGACTTTGATAAAATAATGATAATAGATAATGGAATCGGATTTGATGATGAAAACTTTGATAGAGCTTTTAGATATAAAGATATTCGTAAAGGGTTTAATAATAGAGGGTCTGGCAGATTACAATTCTTGCATTATTTCGATAAAACACAAATAACGAGCATATTTCATAATGAAAATGAATTTTGGCAGCGTGATTTTATATTATCTAAAGCTAAAAGGTTTGTAACAGACAACAATGCTATTATCTATTACATTGGAACAAAAAAAACTGATATTCAAGAGTTAAAAACGACTATTACTTTTTCTGTACCTCATGATGATAAAGATAAATCCTATTATGAAGAACTTGATATTCAGGAATTGAAAGAAATCATTATAAATAGATATATGATGGTCTTATGTTCCCAAAAAGATAATTTACCTGAGTTTAGAATTGATAAATTTGTAAATTCAGAACTAAAGGAATCGGCTCCCATCACAATAGATGATATTCCCGAACTGGATAAACAAGTAACATTTGGAATTAACTATTCTAAAATATCTAATGACTTAAAGCGGGTAGAAAAAGACCATACTCATTCGGAGAATTTTACTATAAGTGCTTATAAAATCGGATTTGATAAATTAAAACATAATAGCATAAAAGTAACAAGTAAAAACGAAGTTATTGAAAATGTTAAGATTCGACTTGAAAATCTCAAAAATGATGACTTTATAGATAATAATCGCTATCTATTTTTCATTTCCAGTCCATATATTGATGAACTTGATGGAGATGTAAGAGGTGATGATATTATCTTTCTATCTAAAACCGATTTTAAGAAAAATGCGAAAGAATATGGATATGCGAACGACCAAATATTACTTGACGATGTAGAAGAACAAGCTAATGACAGAATCTCTTCAATGTATGATGAAATAAAGAAAAAAGCGGAAGATAAGGTTGAAGAGATAAAGAAACTTACTGAAATGTTCTTATTGAGAGAAGAAGCTGTTCAGGAGCTAAGAATAAGTATTAATGATTCTAACGATAAGATTTTAGAAAAAATATATGCTGCGGATGCAAAAATAGTAGCTAACCAGGATGCTGAAATTAAAAACTGTATTGATTCTCTTGAATCATTAAATCCCGCAAATAAAGATGAATATCAAGAAAATTTTGAAAAGTTAGTTACAGACCTTGTTTACAATATTCCTTTGCAGGACAGAACGACACTATCTCGTTATGTGGCAAGGCGTAAATTAGTGCTTGATTTGTACGATAAAATACTGGACAACAAACTAACTGTTCAGAATGAAGGTCGGCGTAATAATGATGAAGCTCTTCTTCACAATCTAATTTTTAGGCAAAAGTTCAGTAATCCGAGTGATAGTGATTTGTGGATAATCAATGAAGATTTTATCTACTTTAATGGTTGTTCCGAAACTCGATTATGTGATGTCAAAATCGGTGATGAAAAACTATTCAAAGAAGAATTTAGTGAGAAAGAAGAAGAATACCTAAAATCATTAGGAGAAAACAGGATGGAAGAACGTCCCGATATTTTAGTGTTTCCTGATGAAGGTAAATGTATCATAATAGAACTAAAGAACCCGAATAGAAATATAGGGCTTCATCTAAATGAAATCACTCATTATGCTTCACTTATCAGAAATTTCACAGCAGATAGTTTTCAGATAGATACTTTTTATGGCTACTTAATCGGAGAGGGTATTAACCAGCAAGACGTTCGAACCTACGACGGAGATTTTAAAGCAGCATATCAGTTTGACTATATGTTCAGACCCGCAAAAACAATTCCCGGAGAATATGGGCGTAAGGATGGTTCTTTATATACGGAAATATTAAGTTATAGGACATTGCACGAAAGAGCCTCGAAGCGTAATGATATTTTCATAAATAAAATAGGTTTATAG
- a CDS encoding radical SAM protein, with protein sequence MKEKYTYPRFSLDDYLNNAIRNIMSNAYKAVFSNPKESLFIYRMQKVFAKLEKRRKAYKEKENLHIPPFLISSIATNCNLTCKGCYACANSNCETVEKGKKAELTAEQWKQIFLDANKMGINFNILIGGEPLLRKDILKAAAEIKEMIFPIFTNGTMITEPYLDFFSKHLNLVPILSIEGCKESLDDRRGLGVFNKVIHSIELLKDRDLFYGASITISTENLDMVTSLSYVKLLKELGCKIIFYVEYAQAEASASYLGLDEKGIAQMEVNLERLKVAYEDILFLSFPGDEKAMGGCLAAGRGFLHISSEGEAEVCPFSPYSDRNVAETGLKEALKSPFFAKLRKSGLIGGENSGGCTLFGHEEQVKQMLNDA encoded by the coding sequence ATGAAAGAGAAATATACTTATCCTCGTTTTTCGTTAGATGATTATCTGAATAATGCTATCAGAAATATAATGTCTAACGCTTATAAAGCTGTGTTTAGCAACCCGAAAGAATCACTGTTTATCTATAGAATGCAGAAAGTGTTCGCTAAGTTGGAGAAAAGAAGAAAAGCGTATAAGGAAAAGGAAAATCTTCATATTCCTCCTTTTCTTATATCAAGTATCGCCACTAATTGTAATCTTACTTGTAAAGGCTGCTATGCTTGTGCAAACAGTAATTGCGAGACCGTGGAAAAAGGCAAAAAAGCAGAATTAACGGCGGAACAATGGAAACAAATATTTCTTGATGCTAATAAAATGGGGATCAATTTTAATATTTTGATTGGTGGCGAACCTCTTTTGAGGAAAGATATACTTAAAGCTGCTGCCGAGATAAAAGAGATGATATTTCCAATATTTACTAATGGAACGATGATAACAGAGCCATATCTTGATTTTTTCTCAAAGCATTTGAATTTAGTACCGATATTAAGTATTGAAGGGTGTAAGGAGAGTCTTGATGATAGGCGAGGACTTGGAGTGTTTAACAAGGTTATCCATTCTATCGAATTACTGAAAGATAGAGATCTCTTTTATGGCGCATCAATTACCATATCAACAGAGAATCTAGATATGGTCACCTCTCTTTCTTATGTAAAGCTACTGAAAGAATTAGGGTGCAAAATCATATTTTATGTTGAATATGCCCAGGCAGAAGCAAGTGCAAGTTATTTGGGATTAGATGAGAAGGGCATTGCACAAATGGAGGTCAATCTTGAAAGACTCAAAGTTGCTTATGAGGACATCCTATTTTTATCCTTTCCCGGTGATGAAAAGGCTATGGGTGGCTGTTTGGCTGCCGGAAGAGGCTTTTTACATATTAGTTCGGAAGGAGAAGCCGAAGTTTGTCCTTTTTCTCCTTATTCAGATAGAAACGTCGCAGAAACGGGATTGAAAGAGGCCTTAAAATCACCTTTTTTCGCAAAGCTAAGAAAGTCCGGTTTAATAGGAGGAGAAAATTCCGGTGGCTGCACTTTATTTGGACATGAAGAACAGGTGAAGCAAATGTTGAATGATGCGTAA
- a CDS encoding succinate dehydrogenase cytochrome b subunit: MKSSSIGRKLVMSISGMFLIMFLTLHLAINFTAIISREAYERASHFMSENIFIKMMVPVLALGFIVHIAMGVILTIQNRKARPTDYTVKGKHPKVSWASKNMFALGIIILGLLIIHLNHFWAEIQLQEFLGNAKANPYDLVVATFSNWWNVSVYVIWILAIGFHVSHGFWSMFQSMGLNNDKWLPRLRTIAIIYSYVITTGYIIIPIYFFLGFGQA; encoded by the coding sequence ATGAAGTCATCATCAATCGGAAGAAAATTAGTAATGAGCATTAGCGGGATGTTTCTCATAATGTTTCTAACTCTGCACTTAGCCATTAATTTTACTGCAATAATATCGAGGGAGGCATACGAAAGGGCTTCTCATTTTATGAGTGAGAATATATTCATAAAAATGATGGTTCCCGTTCTTGCACTCGGATTTATAGTGCATATAGCAATGGGAGTTATACTAACAATACAAAACAGAAAAGCACGTCCAACGGATTATACAGTTAAAGGCAAGCATCCCAAAGTTTCATGGGCGTCCAAAAACATGTTTGCACTCGGAATTATTATTCTAGGCTTACTCATCATTCACTTAAACCATTTCTGGGCAGAAATACAGTTGCAAGAATTTCTTGGAAATGCAAAGGCAAATCCTTACGATCTTGTTGTTGCCACATTCTCAAATTGGTGGAATGTATCTGTATATGTGATCTGGATATTAGCTATTGGTTTTCATGTAAGCCATGGGTTTTGGAGCATGTTTCAATCTATGGGATTAAATAATGATAAATGGTTGCCGAGATTACGGACAATAGCAATTATTTACTCTTATGTGATAACGACTGGTTACATAATAATACCCATCTATTTCTTTCTAGGATTTGGGCAAGCATAA